One genomic window of Micrococcus flavus includes the following:
- a CDS encoding cation transporter: MSTLTLSSKPLTDDRRAVLHRRIRWIVAGTITYNVIEAAIALAAGTVASSSALIGFGLDSIVEVLSAAAVAWQFATPDPHRREKVALRLIAFSFFGLAAFITVDAVRTLFGAGQPEHSTVGIVLAAVSLAIMPFLSWFERRTGRELGSASAVADSKQTLICTYLSAVLLVGLVLNSTLGWTWADPVAALVIAAVALKEGVEAWRGDACCTPASALIAGDQNGRTAMAAGRIAPAVRIERAFSIAGQDGDVQLMIHRVEETLV, translated from the coding sequence ATGAGCACCCTCACGCTGAGCTCCAAGCCCCTCACGGACGACCGCCGTGCGGTCCTGCACCGCCGGATCCGCTGGATCGTGGCAGGAACCATCACCTACAACGTGATCGAGGCGGCCATCGCCCTGGCCGCCGGCACCGTGGCCTCGTCCTCCGCGTTGATCGGCTTCGGCTTGGACTCCATCGTGGAGGTCCTCTCCGCCGCCGCGGTGGCCTGGCAGTTCGCCACCCCGGACCCGCACCGCCGGGAGAAGGTGGCGCTGCGCCTGATCGCCTTCTCCTTCTTCGGCTTGGCCGCCTTCATCACCGTCGACGCCGTGCGCACCCTGTTCGGGGCCGGGCAACCGGAGCATTCCACGGTGGGGATCGTGCTGGCCGCCGTGAGCTTGGCCATCATGCCGTTCCTGTCCTGGTTCGAGCGGCGCACTGGCCGCGAACTCGGGTCCGCCTCCGCGGTGGCCGACTCCAAACAGACCCTGATCTGCACCTACCTCTCGGCGGTCCTGCTGGTGGGCCTGGTCCTCAACAGCACCCTGGGCTGGACCTGGGCCGACCCAGTCGCGGCCCTGGTGATCGCCGCCGTCGCCCTCAAGGAAGGGGTGGAGGCCTGGCGCGGGGATGCCTGCTGCACCCCCGCCTCCGCGCTGATCGCCGGGGACCAGAACGGAAGGACGGCGATGGCTGCGGGGCGGATTGCGCCTGCTGTGCGCATTGAGCGTGCCTTCAGTATCGCCGGACAGGATGGTGACGTTCAGCTGATGATTCATCGAGTGGAAGAGACCCTGGTATGA